A single Bufo bufo chromosome 6, aBufBuf1.1, whole genome shotgun sequence DNA region contains:
- the LOC121005830 gene encoding uncharacterized protein LOC121005830 produces the protein MLCDLNREVSVQGVGVGQLSSSPTDFSGRVLWECSVTCTEVSVQGGGGGQLSSSPTDFSGRVLWECSVTCTEVSVQGGGGGQLSSSPTDFSGRVLWECSVTCTEVSVQGGGGGQLSYSPTDFSGRVLWECSVTCTEVSVQGGGGGQLSSSPTDFSGRVLWECSVTCTEVSVQGGGGGQLSSSPTDFSGRVLWECSVTCTEVSVQGGGGGQLSSSPTDFSGRVLWECSVTCTEVTVQGGGGGQLSPSPTDFSGSVLWECFVTCTEVTVQGVGGGQLSSSPTNFNSRVLWACSVTCTEVTVQGGGGGQLSPSLVDCFGGVY, from the exons atgctctgtgacctgaacAGAG aggtcagtGTGCAGGGAGTGGGAGTAGGTCAGCTCTCATCCTCACCTACTGACTTCAGTGGTAGAGTGTTGTGggaatgctctgtgacctgtacagaggtcagtgtgcagggagggggaggaggtcagCTCTCATCCTCACCTACTGACTTCAGTGGTAGAGTGTTGTGggaatgctctgtgacctgtacagaggtcagtgtgcagggagggggaggaggtcagCTCTCATCCTCACCTACTGACTTCAGTGGTAGAGTGTTGTGggaatgctctgtgacctgtacagaggtcagtgtgcagggagggggaggaggtcagCTCTCATACTCACCTACTGACTTCAGTGGTAGAGTGTTGTGggaatgctctgtgacctgtacagaggtcagtgtgcagggagggggaggaggtcagCTCTCATCCTCACCTACTGACTTCAGTGGTAGAGTGTTGTGggaatgctctgtgacctgtacagaggtcagtgtgcagggagggggaggaggtcagCTCTCATCCTCACCTACTGACTTCAGTGGTAGAGTGTTGTGggaatgctctgtgacctgtacagaggtcagtgtgcagggagggggaggaggtcagCTCTCATCCTCACCTACTGACTTCAGTGGTAGAGTGTTGTGggaatgctctgtgac ctgtacagaggtcactgtgcagggagggggaggaggtcagCTCTCACCCTCACCTACTGACTTCAGTGGTAGTGTGTTGTGGGAATGCtttgtgacctgtacagaggtcactgtgcagggagtgGGAGGAGGTCAGCTCTCATCCTCACCTACTAACTTCAATagtagagtgttgtgggcatgctctgtgacctgtacagaggtcactgtgcagggagggggaggaggtcagCTCTCACCCTCACTTGTTGACTGTTTTGGGGGAGTGtactga